A region of Natribaculum luteum DNA encodes the following proteins:
- a CDS encoding DUF790 family protein produces MLTADLARSRTTGDAIKPLFIDPTDENYRETARELIALFDAHLGEPKGDLEDAIDELTVADTDYKIVQGLAKLLLDECEFEVRSPVEPREIRQTLFEKANERYPVVRQPTLGDDTQKIEVYSAVADELGITLEACYRGMYADLEENKRLVQIGTRTADQYAGTGEQSTTTTTLTGSSDGEYEHTDLTVDWLVTRYNLALAQAVLYDATEMRIRVWDHFGTVFSYVKLFGLMHRIYPIDSDGKRVERTDHADGYEAILDGPASLFSQSQKYGIRLANFLPALPLCDRWEMTATVLVDETAGETRQLRLDGTDGLDSHYSTGRQFDSDLEQTLAQKWERATTDWELLRENDVFDLGDEVMIPDFAIEHPDGRRAILEIIGFWTPEYLESKLKKICQADAENLLVAVSEQLDCSNNDFGDTSERVLWFKTGIHVYDLVELAEEYSI; encoded by the coding sequence ATGCTGACGGCTGATCTGGCTCGCTCTCGTACCACCGGCGATGCAATCAAGCCGCTGTTTATTGATCCGACGGATGAGAACTATCGAGAGACGGCACGCGAACTCATTGCGCTGTTCGATGCCCATCTCGGTGAGCCGAAAGGCGATCTCGAGGATGCGATTGACGAACTCACCGTGGCGGATACCGACTACAAGATCGTCCAGGGACTGGCGAAACTGCTTCTGGACGAGTGTGAGTTCGAAGTCAGATCTCCAGTCGAGCCTCGTGAGATCCGCCAGACCCTGTTCGAGAAAGCCAACGAGCGGTATCCGGTTGTTCGCCAGCCTACGCTCGGTGACGACACACAGAAGATCGAGGTGTATAGTGCAGTTGCTGATGAGTTGGGTATCACACTCGAAGCGTGCTACCGCGGGATGTATGCTGACCTCGAGGAGAACAAACGACTTGTCCAGATCGGCACGCGGACCGCTGACCAGTATGCCGGTACTGGCGAGCAATCGACTACGACCACGACACTGACTGGCAGTAGTGACGGTGAGTACGAACACACTGATCTGACGGTCGACTGGCTGGTAACTCGCTACAATCTTGCGCTCGCCCAGGCAGTCCTCTACGACGCAACTGAGATGCGGATCCGTGTCTGGGATCATTTCGGGACAGTATTCAGCTACGTCAAACTCTTCGGACTGATGCACCGGATCTATCCGATCGATTCTGACGGCAAGCGTGTCGAACGAACTGACCATGCTGATGGCTATGAGGCCATACTCGATGGTCCAGCGTCATTGTTCTCCCAATCGCAAAAGTACGGCATCCGGCTGGCGAATTTTCTGCCAGCATTGCCTCTTTGTGACCGCTGGGAGATGACTGCCACAGTACTTGTCGATGAGACAGCGGGTGAGACACGGCAACTCAGACTAGACGGCACTGACGGACTCGATTCACACTACAGTACTGGCAGGCAGTTCGATAGCGATCTCGAGCAGACACTCGCCCAGAAATGGGAGCGAGCGACCACGGATTGGGAGTTACTACGCGAAAACGATGTGTTTGACCTCGGTGATGAGGTGATGATCCCCGATTTCGCGATCGAGCACCCGGATGGCCGGCGAGCGATTCTCGAGATCATCGGATTCTGGACACCCGAGTATCTCGAGTCGAAGCTGAAGAAAATATGCCAGGCAGATGCTGAGAATCTCCTTGTCGCAGTCTCCGAACAGTTAGACTGCTCAAATAATGACTTCGGTGACACGAGCGAGCGGGTGCTCTGGTTCAAAACTGGGATTCACGTCTACGACCTGGTTGAACTGGCAGAAGAGTATTCGATTTGA
- a CDS encoding DEAD/DEAH box helicase family protein — MRVEFDDGTLLLRDAPDDIPYAELDDRVDEYRTQAYRYRSLLEWVGAWSDGNEQATLQDGFAHALEDTARAYPTLDLTPALHIEPRDYQQAALDAWIDHGRQGSVVLPTGSGKTFLGLQAIADAGVSTLIVTPTIDLMNQWHATLTNAFGDQLTDPIGVLGGGSHEVTAITVTTYDSAYRYINEYGDQFGLLVVDEEHHLPAPTYQQIPEMTIAPYRLGLTATYERPDGKHELLEDLIGPVVYEEAVNELAGEYLSEYETIHMSVELTPEERETYDEEYQLYRDYVDSHEFDLWKEEGYQEFLKRTSYDPKGRRALIAKQRAERIARTAEKKLETLDNLLKRHHDDRAIIFTANNDFAYQISQEFIVPCITHQTKTDERTEILERFRTGEYSMLATSQVLDEGIDVPAANVGIILSGSASKRQYSQRLGRILRPTDDRQPARLYEIITADTMETYVSQQRRQGVTTNADG, encoded by the coding sequence ATGCGAGTCGAATTCGACGACGGGACGCTCCTACTCCGTGATGCCCCAGACGATATCCCCTATGCGGAGTTGGACGACCGCGTCGACGAGTACCGAACGCAAGCATATCGATATCGATCCCTCCTCGAATGGGTAGGCGCCTGGTCGGACGGAAACGAGCAGGCAACGCTTCAGGACGGGTTCGCTCACGCTCTCGAAGACACCGCGCGGGCCTATCCTACCCTCGATCTTACGCCAGCACTCCACATCGAGCCACGTGACTACCAGCAGGCCGCCCTCGACGCTTGGATCGACCATGGCCGCCAGGGGAGTGTTGTTCTCCCGACTGGCAGCGGGAAGACCTTTCTTGGACTGCAGGCCATCGCTGATGCCGGAGTGAGCACACTCATCGTGACACCAACGATTGATCTGATGAATCAGTGGCACGCCACACTCACCAACGCCTTTGGCGATCAACTCACAGATCCGATCGGCGTTCTCGGCGGCGGTAGCCACGAGGTCACCGCAATCACCGTCACTACCTACGATAGTGCCTACCGCTACATCAACGAATACGGCGACCAGTTCGGCTTACTCGTCGTCGACGAGGAACATCACCTGCCAGCGCCGACCTACCAGCAAATCCCCGAGATGACGATTGCACCGTATCGGTTGGGACTGACTGCTACCTACGAACGGCCTGACGGAAAGCATGAACTCCTTGAGGATCTCATCGGTCCGGTTGTCTATGAAGAGGCTGTCAATGAACTTGCTGGCGAGTACCTCAGCGAGTACGAAACCATCCACATGTCTGTCGAGCTCACGCCAGAGGAACGGGAGACATACGACGAGGAGTACCAGCTCTATCGCGACTACGTCGATAGCCACGAGTTTGATCTCTGGAAAGAGGAGGGTTATCAGGAGTTCCTCAAACGGACGTCCTACGATCCGAAGGGACGGCGGGCACTCATCGCCAAGCAGCGCGCCGAACGCATCGCCCGAACGGCAGAGAAAAAACTCGAGACGCTCGACAACCTGCTCAAACGTCACCACGACGATCGCGCGATTATCTTCACTGCGAACAATGACTTCGCCTACCAAATCTCTCAGGAGTTCATCGTCCCTTGCATTACCCATCAAACGAAGACGGACGAGCGCACGGAGATTCTCGAGCGGTTTCGGACTGGCGAATACTCGATGCTGGCAACGTCTCAAGTGCTCGACGAGGGGATTGACGTTCCCGCTGCGAACGTGGGGATTATCCTGTCAGGAAGCGCATCGAAACGGCAGTATTCCCAGCGGCTTGGACGCATCCTCCGGCCGACAGATGACCGCCAGCCGGCCCGACTCTATGAGATTATCACGGCAGACACGATGGAAACATACGTGTCCCAACAGCGCCGACAAGGGGTGACGACGAATGCTGACGGCTGA
- a CDS encoding calcium-binding protein, protein MTWTEKDEEREERIKMRIIVDTYSPEEQAWGWYTYLDDTMDFPFEARCVTEREESPLKEGETIRVIGMSPTDPTLSQMFVTIEWMDRELGVPLEQLEPLEAGRDTEQAIADWQYWLGR, encoded by the coding sequence ATGACATGGACCGAGAAGGACGAAGAGCGGGAAGAGCGCATCAAGATGCGTATCATCGTCGACACCTACAGTCCAGAAGAGCAGGCGTGGGGATGGTACACCTATCTGGACGATACGATGGACTTCCCGTTTGAAGCGCGTTGTGTCACCGAGCGAGAGGAGTCTCCCCTCAAAGAAGGCGAAACGATACGCGTGATTGGAATGTCCCCGACAGATCCGACTCTCAGCCAGATGTTCGTGACGATAGAGTGGATGGACAGAGAACTTGGCGTGCCGCTAGAGCAACTGGAACCTCTCGAAGCCGGTCGTGACACAGAACAAGCGATTGCAGACTGGCAGTACTGGCTCGGCCGCTAA
- a CDS encoding RNA-guided endonuclease InsQ/TnpB family protein, translating into MRTVRTFEASIANPQQVSDDLDQLGWAASKLWNVSRYYAQEQWDDTGEIPDDGELKAELKGHERYTDLHSQSSQRVLEELAEAFTGWFAKRRDGDSRARPPGYRKRGDSHPRSTVTFKAAGFKHDAQFTRVRLSKGRNLKEHRSDFVLCEYELRPDVDLTEWDIQQVRAVYTYEEWRLQFICRKSIDPDPPGDGVAGVDLGISNIAALSFGSESILFPGNALKEDEYYFGKQKAKCDDSRSNERLRLDRKRTERRTHFLHTLSKQIVSECVERGVGTIVVGDLEGIRDNENGESRNWGSHGNLDLHGWAFDRFTSILDYKAETEGIDVLIESERDTSKTCSACGTKDGNQRVERGLYVCEECDTVANADVNGAENIRQKVTPSPSQDRSNGWLAQPSVHLFDRSEGRFAPREQVVDCKP; encoded by the coding sequence ATGCGTACCGTCCGAACCTTCGAGGCGTCAATTGCCAACCCACAGCAGGTTAGTGATGACCTCGATCAACTCGGATGGGCCGCATCGAAACTCTGGAACGTCAGTCGCTACTACGCACAAGAACAGTGGGACGACACGGGCGAGATCCCCGATGACGGGGAACTCAAAGCTGAACTCAAAGGCCACGAACGCTATACGGACCTTCATTCTCAATCCAGTCAGCGCGTTCTCGAAGAACTCGCTGAAGCGTTCACTGGTTGGTTCGCAAAGCGTCGGGACGGCGATAGCCGTGCCCGACCGCCCGGCTACCGCAAACGCGGCGATTCGCACCCACGTTCTACTGTGACGTTCAAGGCGGCTGGCTTCAAGCATGATGCACAGTTCACTCGCGTTCGCCTCTCGAAAGGCCGCAACCTGAAGGAACACCGTTCGGACTTCGTGCTGTGCGAGTACGAGCTCCGTCCCGACGTAGACCTCACCGAGTGGGATATCCAGCAGGTCCGGGCCGTCTACACGTACGAAGAATGGCGGCTTCAGTTCATCTGCCGAAAGTCAATCGACCCCGACCCACCGGGCGACGGTGTTGCGGGGGTCGATCTCGGTATCTCAAACATCGCCGCGCTTTCGTTCGGGAGTGAGTCGATCCTCTTCCCCGGTAACGCACTGAAAGAGGACGAATACTACTTTGGGAAGCAGAAAGCGAAGTGTGACGATAGCCGATCGAACGAGCGCCTTCGGTTGGACCGGAAACGTACCGAACGTCGAACCCACTTCCTCCATACCCTCTCGAAACAGATCGTTTCGGAGTGCGTAGAGAGGGGTGTCGGGACCATCGTAGTCGGTGATCTCGAAGGGATCCGTGATAACGAGAACGGCGAGTCTCGCAACTGGGGCTCGCATGGCAACCTCGATCTTCACGGGTGGGCGTTTGACCGCTTCACGTCGATACTCGACTACAAGGCGGAAACGGAGGGGATCGATGTACTGATTGAGTCCGAACGTGATACCTCAAAGACGTGTTCCGCCTGTGGGACGAAAGACGGCAATCAGCGCGTCGAACGTGGGTTGTACGTCTGCGAGGAGTGCGATACTGTCGCGAATGCGGACGTGAACGGTGCAGAGAACATCCGACAAAAAGTAACTCCAAGTCCGTCTCAGGATAGGAGTAACGGCTGGTTGGCACAGCCTTCAGTCCATCTGTTCGATCGGAGTGAGGGCCGTTTCGCCCCGCGAGAACAGGTCGTGGACTGTAAACCCTAA
- a CDS encoding Cdc6/Cdc18 family protein gives MSEPVLQDEGIPDMLLSGPSGTGKSLIIHAVCKQIVELCESQGKVFGVLSINCEGPKTADRAVYRLVKAAADDLGVDPGVPQTGVSTDQKLERLYELMREHYDGVIFILDEIDLLEGPYQEAEYNSLIYQLSRARKLADFDGPISLTTITNYADFMKNLNSRAQSSYNPDDIFFDDYDATQLRSILKYRRDAFKPESLSDDVIPLVAAFGSQTHGDARKAIDLLRWAGELAERRGADTVTESDVRKAQEKYTENRKLRHISGISTQKKLSTYAVAATAHYTKENLEWIPAGPAFKTYQFIADTMDAEKYSRETFVNHVTEQSTYGVLDFERRGRGRGRGVHMYFSLSEDPETIMETIREDSRFADLAHEDPTISSVVRERMKKFRSNS, from the coding sequence ATGAGCGAACCTGTCCTCCAGGACGAAGGCATCCCGGATATGCTTCTGAGTGGTCCCTCGGGAACAGGAAAATCGCTTATTATTCATGCAGTCTGTAAACAGATCGTCGAACTGTGTGAGTCCCAAGGAAAGGTGTTCGGTGTTCTTTCGATCAACTGCGAGGGTCCAAAGACCGCAGATCGTGCTGTATATCGGTTAGTCAAAGCCGCCGCTGATGATCTCGGTGTTGATCCCGGTGTTCCACAGACCGGCGTCTCAACCGATCAAAAACTCGAACGCCTGTACGAACTAATGCGAGAGCATTACGATGGAGTCATATTCATTCTCGATGAGATCGATCTGCTCGAGGGACCGTATCAGGAGGCAGAGTACAATTCTCTCATCTACCAGCTTTCACGGGCCCGAAAGCTCGCCGACTTTGATGGTCCGATCTCACTTACAACCATTACTAACTATGCAGATTTCATGAAGAATCTCAATAGTCGAGCTCAAAGCTCTTACAACCCCGATGATATCTTCTTTGACGACTATGATGCGACGCAACTGCGTAGCATCCTCAAATACCGTCGCGACGCGTTCAAGCCGGAGTCTCTTTCAGATGACGTCATTCCACTTGTTGCTGCGTTCGGTTCCCAAACGCATGGGGACGCACGGAAAGCAATTGACCTTCTCAGATGGGCTGGTGAACTAGCTGAACGGCGGGGGGCGGATACAGTCACTGAATCCGATGTTCGCAAGGCACAGGAGAAATACACTGAGAACCGAAAACTCCGCCACATTAGCGGGATTTCGACACAGAAGAAGCTCTCCACATATGCCGTGGCGGCTACTGCCCACTATACGAAAGAAAACTTGGAGTGGATTCCAGCTGGTCCCGCATTTAAGACGTATCAGTTTATCGCCGACACGATGGATGCAGAGAAATACAGCCGTGAAACCTTCGTGAATCACGTTACTGAACAGAGTACGTACGGTGTGTTAGACTTCGAGCGTCGAGGGAGGGGACGTGGCAGAGGAGTACACATGTACTTCTCTCTTTCCGAAGACCCGGAAACGATCATGGAGACGATCCGTGAAGACTCTCGATTCGCTGATTTAGCTCACGAAGACCCAACTATCAGCTCTGTTGTTCGAGAACGAATGAAGAAGTTTCGTTCCAATAGCTAA
- a CDS encoding IS1595-like element ISNpe28 family transposase (programmed frameshift), whose product MDEKSAQVFLPPRERCFERLRLARFGETVTCVHCESDDVVKRGTTGKDAQQYWCKGCETYFNDLTNTIFGQHRFELEEMFYIVKEMRSEPTAQIARDLGRDYEAVLNFVHKVQDVSGEIDEFELYDVCEADEIYVTAGEKGIEDEDQSPRKRGLKKKGRGRFESDKPPVLTLVRRDDGRVRFLVCKDLQDADEDIAEYGDGSVILCTDDYTIYDEIEEKEGVDGHLAVTHSDTYVIGDAHTNTCENRHSFLRQWLAKFRGVSKHHLQRYLNFLELKLNEPDSWFEKLLCYNVSG is encoded by the exons ATGGACGAGAAGTCTGCGCAAGTGTTCCTTCCACCACGTGAGCGGTGCTTTGAACGTCTCCGTCTCGCCCGCTTCGGCGAGACGGTGACGTGTGTCCATTGCGAGAGTGACGACGTTGTCAAGCGCGGAACAACCGGAAAAGACGCCCAGCAGTACTGGTGCAAGGGGTGTGAGACGTACTTCAACGACCTCACAAACACGATCTTCGGCCAACATCGCTTCGAACTGGAAGAGATGTTCTATATCGTCAAGGAGATGCGATCTGAGCCGACCGCTCAGATCGCTCGTGACCTTGGCCGAGACTACGAAGCTGTTCTCAACTTCGTTCACAAAGTCCAGGATGTGAGCGGGGAGATCGATGAATTTGAGCTGTACGATGTCTGTGAAGCTGACGAGATCTACGTAACAGCTGGTGAGAAAGGGATCGAAGACGAGGATCAGAGTCCGCGCAAGCGCGGACTCA AAAAAAAGGGACGAGGACGATTCGAATCAGACAAACCACCGGTGTTGACACTCGTCCGTCGGGATGACGGACGAGTTCGGTTTCTCGTCTGCAAGGATCTCCAAGACGCCGACGAAGACATCGCTGAATACGGTGATGGAAGCGTCATCCTCTGTACCGATGATTACACAATCTACGACGAGATCGAGGAGAAGGAGGGGGTGGACGGCCATCTGGCCGTCACCCACTCCGACACCTACGTCATCGGCGATGCCCACACGAACACCTGTGAGAACCGCCACAGCTTCCTTCGCCAGTGGCTGGCGAAGTTCAGAGGTGTCTCAAAACATCATCTCCAACGGTATCTCAATTTCCTTGAACTGAAACTCAACGAACCAGATAGCTGGTTCGAGAAACTCCTATGTTACAATGTATCGGGATGA
- the arsD gene encoding arsenite efflux transporter metallochaperone ArsD, whose product MTELTLYEEAMCCSTGVCGPDPDEELVEVSVALDQLEAEFEDVDISRANMQHNIDQFLETQRIYDLVEEHGPSILPITVVDDEIVAKSEYLSYDELAAALETASPTEEA is encoded by the coding sequence ATGACTGAACTCACCCTGTACGAAGAGGCGATGTGTTGCTCCACCGGCGTCTGTGGTCCTGACCCCGACGAGGAACTCGTTGAAGTCAGCGTCGCCCTCGACCAGCTCGAAGCGGAATTCGAGGACGTCGATATCTCGCGGGCGAACATGCAGCACAACATCGACCAGTTCCTCGAGACGCAGCGCATCTACGATCTGGTCGAGGAACACGGCCCCTCGATCCTGCCGATCACCGTCGTCGACGACGAGATCGTCGCCAAGTCCGAGTACCTCTCGTACGACGAACTCGCGGCAGCACTTGAAACTGCCTCCCCGACAGAGGAGGCCTAA
- the arsA gene encoding arsenical pump-driving ATPase, with product MSTTPTDARAVVEPTSDETEFVFFSGKGGVGKSTVSCATATWLADNDYETLLVTTDPAPNLSDIFGQEIGHEVTAIDDIEKLSAIEIDPDTAAEEYRQETIEPMRELLGEDQIETVEEQLNSPCVEEIAAFDNFVDFMDSPEYDVVVFDTAPTGHTIRLMELPSDWNAELEKGGSTCIGPAASMEERKQDYERAIDTLQDDERTSFAFVGKPKDSSIDEIERSASDLSELGIESQLLIINGYLPESVCEDPFFEGKREDEQAVIERARTELDANAMATYPLQPGEIAGLDLLADVGSVLYGGNEAAVDVGTATNVDAETAVDFDSMADAEAVADQLQPGDETRYLFFTGKGGVGKSTIASTAATKLAEAGHETLVITTDPAAHLEDIFGEPVGHEPTSVSQANLDAARIDQEKALEEYRTQVLNHVTEMYEDKEDTQIDVDAAIANVEEELESPCAEEMAALEKFVSYFDEDGYDVVVFDTAPTGHTLRLLELPSDWKGFMDLGSLTKGAAPAKADQYDEVIETMKDPKRSTFAFVMYPEYTPMMEAYRAAADLENQVGIETSLVVANYLLPEEYGDNAFFENRRAQQEKYLGEISDRFDVPMMLAPLRQDEPVGLDELRAFGEEITGLDDITKETEQEVTAS from the coding sequence ATGAGCACAACGCCCACCGACGCGCGAGCGGTCGTCGAGCCGACGAGTGATGAGACCGAGTTCGTCTTCTTCAGCGGCAAAGGCGGCGTCGGCAAGAGCACCGTGAGCTGCGCGACGGCAACCTGGCTCGCCGACAACGACTACGAGACGCTGTTGGTGACGACCGACCCTGCGCCGAATCTCTCGGACATCTTTGGCCAGGAGATCGGCCACGAGGTCACCGCTATCGACGACATCGAGAAGCTTTCGGCCATCGAGATCGATCCGGACACCGCAGCCGAGGAGTACCGTCAAGAGACGATCGAACCGATGCGCGAACTGCTCGGCGAGGATCAGATCGAGACGGTCGAAGAACAGCTTAACAGTCCCTGTGTCGAGGAGATCGCCGCCTTCGATAACTTCGTTGACTTCATGGATAGCCCGGAGTACGACGTCGTCGTCTTCGACACCGCCCCCACGGGACACACCATCCGCCTGATGGAATTGCCCTCCGACTGGAACGCCGAACTGGAGAAGGGCGGCTCGACCTGTATCGGGCCGGCAGCCTCGATGGAGGAGCGAAAACAGGACTACGAGCGTGCCATCGACACACTCCAGGACGATGAGCGGACTTCATTCGCGTTCGTCGGCAAGCCCAAGGACTCTTCGATCGACGAGATTGAACGCAGCGCGAGCGACCTCAGCGAGCTCGGGATCGAGTCCCAACTGCTGATCATCAACGGCTACCTGCCCGAGTCAGTGTGTGAAGATCCATTCTTCGAGGGGAAGCGTGAAGACGAGCAGGCCGTTATCGAGCGCGCACGGACGGAGCTCGACGCGAACGCGATGGCGACGTACCCACTCCAACCCGGCGAGATTGCAGGACTTGACCTGCTCGCAGACGTCGGCAGCGTCCTCTACGGTGGCAACGAGGCGGCCGTCGACGTCGGAACGGCAACCAACGTAGACGCCGAGACCGCAGTTGACTTCGATTCGATGGCTGACGCCGAGGCGGTCGCCGACCAGCTTCAACCGGGCGACGAGACGCGGTACCTTTTCTTCACCGGGAAGGGCGGCGTCGGCAAGAGTACGATCGCTTCGACGGCGGCAACGAAGCTCGCCGAAGCGGGCCACGAGACGCTCGTCATCACCACCGACCCGGCCGCCCATCTTGAGGACATCTTCGGCGAGCCGGTCGGCCACGAGCCGACCTCGGTCAGCCAGGCGAACCTCGACGCGGCACGGATCGACCAGGAGAAAGCGCTTGAGGAGTACCGCACGCAGGTCCTCAACCACGTCACCGAGATGTACGAGGACAAGGAGGACACCCAGATCGACGTGGACGCGGCGATCGCGAACGTTGAAGAGGAACTGGAGTCACCGTGTGCCGAAGAGATGGCTGCCCTCGAAAAGTTCGTGAGCTATTTCGACGAGGACGGGTACGATGTCGTCGTCTTCGACACCGCCCCCACAGGGCACACACTCCGACTCCTCGAACTTCCCTCCGACTGGAAGGGGTTCATGGACCTCGGTTCGCTGACGAAGGGCGCCGCACCCGCGAAAGCCGACCAGTACGACGAAGTCATCGAGACGATGAAAGATCCAAAACGGAGTACCTTCGCATTCGTGATGTACCCCGAGTACACCCCGATGATGGAGGCCTACCGGGCTGCCGCGGATCTCGAAAATCAAGTTGGGATCGAGACCTCGCTGGTGGTAGCGAACTACCTGCTCCCCGAGGAATACGGCGACAATGCCTTCTTTGAGAACCGCCGCGCCCAGCAGGAGAAGTACCTCGGCGAGATCAGCGATCGGTTCGACGTGCCGATGATGCTTGCCCCGCTGCGCCAGGACGAGCCGGTCGGACTAGACGAACTGCGCGCGTTCGGTGAGGAGATCACCGGGCTGGACGATATCACTAAGGAGACGGAACAGGAGGTGACGGCGTCGTGA
- a CDS encoding YlbF family regulator — MSEAVSEEPAVEESLQAFIETLCDSETYQQFVDASEQLEADDEAQSLLEAYQQKQQQLQGDEFDPSVMSELQELQTDSD, encoded by the coding sequence GTGAGTGAAGCTGTGTCAGAAGAGCCAGCCGTCGAAGAGTCGCTGCAGGCGTTCATCGAGACGCTCTGCGACTCAGAGACCTATCAACAGTTCGTAGACGCAAGCGAGCAACTCGAAGCGGACGATGAAGCGCAGTCACTGCTCGAAGCGTACCAGCAAAAACAACAGCAGTTGCAAGGAGACGAGTTCGACCCGTCGGTTATGAGCGAACTTCAGGAACTACAGACTGATAGTGATTAG
- a CDS encoding transposase: MGSNPTIEVATSWDSVTVLALSPTTVTASSAAAPEENLTRNHGIRLLEALTERFGEELVVFLDRAGYFYARDLWEHVSGERETETVGDSSVSCVRGDDLEVWYFPSKLPELNAVEGCWDQLQEWFKYRLVPDLSSLKDYISRGVKTISEPSIWPYLTGKDSN, encoded by the coding sequence ATTGGCTCAAATCCGACAATAGAGGTTGCAACGTCGTGGGATTCAGTGACCGTGCTGGCGCTGTCACCGACGACGGTGACAGCTTCTTCTGCTGCTGCACCAGAAGAGAATCTCACACGGAACCATGGGATTCGGCTGTTAGAGGCGTTAACCGAGCGGTTCGGTGAGGAGTTAGTGGTGTTTCTGGATCGAGCGGGCTACTTCTATGCGAGGGATCTCTGGGAGCACGTGAGTGGTGAGCGCGAGACCGAAACTGTCGGAGACAGTTCGGTCTCGTGCGTGCGCGGAGACGATCTCGAAGTCTGGTACTTCCCGTCAAAACTCCCCGAATTGAACGCCGTCGAAGGGTGTTGGGACCAGCTGCAAGAGTGGTTCAAGTATCGACTCGTCCCTGATCTCTCGTCGCTGAAAGACTACATCTCACGAGGTGTAAAAACAATCAGCGAACCCAGCATTTGGCCGTATCTTACCGGTAAAGATTCGAACTAA
- a CDS encoding helix-turn-helix domain-containing protein, with protein MGRLDDITLEELYDLKDQIDKGKPRERVLAAIGRKQGDQLETLADRHGVVEKTIRNWLDRFEEEPIEQAPYDAPRPGGPAKIEGEDREQLFEQLQQPPTELGYDQQAWSAKLLLHHDAKEDTASNTTKTYAYDLLKEAGCPCGQHGLNIMKPTLRESRVPRNSRKKRPELTDKTVVVVDQHTNTSELSNDVASTRLAQIRQ; from the coding sequence ATGGGTCGGCTCGACGACATCACGCTCGAAGAACTCTATGATCTAAAGGACCAGATCGACAAAGGGAAGCCGCGAGAACGTGTTCTCGCGGCGATTGGGCGTAAGCAGGGCGATCAACTGGAGACACTAGCTGATCGCCACGGTGTTGTCGAGAAAACGATTCGCAACTGGCTCGATCGGTTCGAGGAAGAACCGATCGAGCAGGCACCGTACGACGCTCCTCGACCAGGAGGTCCAGCAAAAATCGAGGGCGAAGACCGTGAGCAACTGTTCGAACAACTGCAACAGCCGCCGACCGAACTCGGCTACGACCAGCAAGCGTGGTCAGCGAAACTGTTGCTCCATCACGACGCCAAAGAGGATACGGCGTCGAATACCACGAAAACCTACGCGTACGACTTGCTGAAAGAGGCCGGCTGTCCTTGCGGACAGCACGGCCTCAACATCATGAAGCCGACCCTGAGAGAAAGCCGAGTTCCAAGAAACAGTCGAAAAAAACGACCCGAACTAACCGACAAAACCGTCGTTGTTGTCGATCAGCACACAAACACGTCGGAACTGTCCAACGACGTGGCTTCTACCCGATTGGCTCAAATCCGACAATAG
- the hcsS gene encoding halo-CC-star protein HcsS, translating to MLLSSSDEEVLAAAEALGEDLDMAQSEATAAEFEALLIECNEAISDEIGLEYGAVCDAGSDCC from the coding sequence GTGCTGTTGAGCTCTTCCGACGAAGAAGTTTTGGCCGCCGCCGAAGCACTCGGTGAGGACCTCGATATGGCGCAGTCGGAGGCGACAGCGGCCGAGTTCGAGGCGTTGTTGATCGAGTGTAATGAAGCTATCAGCGACGAGATTGGTCTCGAGTACGGTGCAGTCTGCGACGCTGGGAGCGACTGCTGCTAA